The Thermacetogenium phaeum DSM 12270 genome segment TGGGGATCAGGGGCAGAGGGAGCATCACTCCCGGCACTTACGCCGACCTTCTGATCGTGAGAAGAACCGGAAAAGGATTCTCTCTCAGATCCGTCTTTGTCAACGGGCAGCCGGTGCTGTTGGAGGGCAAAAGAACGGGATTCTGTCCGGGTAAAATGATTTTCCGGGAGCGGGCAGGTATTCCCTCATCAGGGGAGAATTCTTAGCACGGGGGTAGATGCTAGTTGCCCTCAGATAGAGGTCTGCTGTTATCAGAGCTGGAAGAGCTGAACAGGCATTTGCGGAGGCGCTACCGGGCAGGAGGTACCATCCTGGAGAGGAGGGGGCGTGCCCGGGAACGGGGGGTTTTTGCCAGTCTGCGCCGCCTTTCCGGAAAGGAGATCCGGGATTTTTTTCAGGAGAGGACGCTCGGCGGTGTGGATGGATCCCTCGTTACCACCGGAGCCAGCTATCCCTATGTGGTGACCCTTTTCCGGGCACTGGCGCGGACAACCGGTAACGGCGGAGGGCGCCGGATCTGGGCTGAGGAACTCTTCTCTCCCCTTCTTCCCAGGTTTCAGGAAAGCCTCCAGGCAAAACTGGAGCAGGGATTGGGCGCCGAAGAGGCTATGGCCCACCTGCGCTGGGGGATCCTGGCGCAGCTCGAGGCAAGGGTCTGTGCAGAAGCATTGGCCAAAGAACGCCCGCGCCTTATGCTCCTGGACGGCGGTTTTGCCCGCCTGGAGAAGCATGCTCCGCAGATGTGGGGGAGCTTGAAGGCAGCCGCCCTCGACCGGGATGTGGTGATTTTGGGGGTCACCGAGGAGATCGCCTCTCGTTCCCTGGCCAAGGCTCTGTGGGGGGACGGCCTCTTGGCGGAAGCCGCCGCCGACAGGGAGGTGCTCTTCGGCCTGCTGCAGCCGGGGGAGACCTACCTGCTTGAGGAGGAAGGTACGGGGGAGAAGGGGAGGATTTACGTGCGTTTTGCCGGGCATCCCCAGGTTGTTGCTGTGGACTACCTGACAGCTCAAGAGAAAGAACTAGCACAGGCCTTGAACTTTTTGTATACAATTACACCCGCTCACGGAAGGGGGTTTCCCCTCTGGCTGGATGTGGTGGACAACGAGGTGCGTCTGACAGGGGAATACGTGGAGGCGCTGCTTGCGGCTTCACTAGAACCGGCCATGGCCGAGGTGTTCCTGCGCCCTCTGCGGGCAAACAGAGAGCTGTAGGCATCGGGCACGGAAAGAATATCCAGACGGGGAGACGGTCTCCGGAGAATGAGCATAATCTGTGCAAGCGCCTGGCAGGAGTTGGGAACGTCCCAAACGAGGAGAAGCTGGCGACAGCCGGGATAAACAGGAGACGGTAGGGGGTAATAAGTGCATGCAAGTGGTTGGGGTAACCACACAGCAGTATGTCTATGTTGCCTCCCGGGAGCGGAGGTTCCGGATTGGGGAGATCCTGATCATCGATGACCCGGAACTCCGCCCGCGGGGTGAGGTGGTGGAGACAAAATCTTTTAATAGATTTCTGCCTCTCACCATGGAGCGCAGCCCCCTCATCGATCCCGATGTCTGGGAGGGGTTGGAGCAGGTGGGATTTCGCCTGGGTGAGGAGACCATTCACCTGGCGAAAGTGCGCATTTTGAGCGACATTCCTTACCCTGTGGCGGTAGGAGCCGGGGCGCGCCTTCCCTCATTTTCAGAGGTTTCCGATCTGCTGCTCTCCTGTGAGCCGGACGCCGGGCTGGTGCTCGGTGTCATCCTGGGAACCGAGGAGTTGCAGGACGGTCTGCCGGAGGAGCTCCGGGAACGGGCACCCCTTTTCGTCAAGGGTGAGGGGGTTCTGCCGCAGCGCGGGGTGCCCTTTGTTTTCGATCACCGGGCGATGCAGGAATACCCCCATATCGGGATTTTTGGGGGTTCGGGGTCCGGAAAGTCCTTCGGGATGCGGGTGATTCTGGAGGAGCTGCTGGAAAAGAGGATTCCTGCTTTGGTTTTTGATCCCCACTATGAAATGAGCTTTACCACTCCCTTTGAAGGGATGAGCAAGGATGCCGCCGACAGGTACATCCTCCGGACGGAGGTGCTCACCGTCGGCAGGGATACGGGGGTGAACTTCGAGGACCTGACCGGCAATGAGCTTGCTTCCCTCCTGGCGGCGGCAGGGGGGAACTTTACGGAAGGGATGGATAACGCCTTAAAGACCATTCACCAGGAGAAGGACTCCCTGCTGAGTTTTACCCAGAAGCTGGATGACTGTATCGGGCTGGTTGAAAAGGAGGAGGAGACCAGGGAGAGGATCCGCAAGAGGTATGGGGAGGGCTCTGCTTACGAGAGGAAGATCGAGAATATGGCCCGCCAGGCGGGACACCCCAGCAGTCTGAGGGGGATCCGCTGGCGGCTCTACCGCCTGGAGAGGGAAGGGATTTTCCGGCAGGATATTTCACCCATTACCGATGCACTGCAGCGCAGGTGCCTCACGGTCATCAGGGGCCCCATCTGGCTTCTGACCGTTTTCAGCGCTTATCTCGTCCGCAAACTATACCGGATGCGCCGCAATTACATCGATGCCCTTCAGCGCTGTGAACCCCTGGGTGACAAGTTCCCGCCCTTTTTCATAGTGACCGATGAGGCCCATAACTTTGCCCCCCGGGGGATCGAGTTCGCAGCACCGGCGCGGGGGGTCTTCCGGGAAGTAGCCCAGGAAGGCAGAAAATATGGGGTTTTCCTGATCCTTGCCACCCAGCGCCCTGCCCTGCTCGATGAAACCATTACCGCCCAGCTCAACACCAAGATCATCTTTCGCACAGTCAGGGCGCACGACATCCGGGTGATCCAGGAGGAAACCGATATCTCCGGGGAGGAAGCGGGGAGGCTTCCCTATCTCCCTTCCGGTACCGCCTTTATTTCTTCGGCCATCGTTGGGAGGACGGTTGCGGTCAGAATCCGCTGCGCCCGGACCCAGGCTCCGCGATCCGTCAACCCCTTTACCGAACTGGAAAATGATTTTGGAGGGGTTGATGAGAGGCTCTGGAGCGCTCTCCGCAGGCTCCTTCCCTTAGACGCCGGGCAGGTGAACCTTTACCTCCCCGACCTCGAGGAGGCGCTGGGCAGGCCGGTTACCTTCGATGAAGTCTTGCGGTGGCTTGAGGATCTGGCGGCTGCCGGGATGCTGGAAAGGGTGGAGGGCCCCTTTGGGCCCACCTTCAGAGAGCCATCTGAGGAGGGGTGACTGCTTGCCCGGTCACCCCGCACTTGACAGCCGATCTTGACGGGTTGGGGACGGAGCCGTGACGGCCGATCCCTTGACTCAAGGGGAGAAGAAGGATGCGTTTTCTTTTTTTTACGGATGATCACAAGCGCGGTACCACTCCTGAAAACAGGAAGGACAACTTTCCTGCTGCCCTTGAGCGAAAGCTCAGAGAGGTGGTGCAGATCGCCCGTGAGCGGGATGTGGACTATGTGCTGCACGGGGGTGATTTTTTCGATGTGCCTGCCCCCGCTCTCAGTGTTTGCGCCGATTTCCTGGAGATCTTCCAGCAGTTTCCCGTACCTGTTTTCACGATTCCGGGCAACCACGACCTCTTTGGACACAACAGTGAAACCCTGCCCCGGACCATGCTGGGGTTTGCCGCCCGGCTGGGTATCGTGCGTTTGTTAGAGAGAGACCCGGTTTATCTGGAGAAAAACGGCCTCAGGGTGCAGTTGACCGGACAGGGCTATCATGTTGATATGGACCGGCGCGATCCCCGCCTGGATTACACCGTTAAAAAGAAGGACTGCGACTATGCCATTCATGTGGTACACGGGATGCTCCTGGAGAGGGCGATTTTCCCCGGGGCGTTCTATACCCTGATCGAGCAGGTCTGGGATACGGAGGCCGATTTCACCCTTGTCGGCCACAACCACCTGGGGTTCAAGGCCACCGAAAGGGATGGGAAGTACTTCTTAAATCCCGGAGCGCTGGCGCGCCTCTCTAACCACCCGGCGGAGATGAAGAGGCCGGTACAGGTGGTTATCATTGACCTCGGCGGCAGCCGCCCGGCCTATGAAACCGTTCGGCTCAAGAGCGCCGCTCCCGGGGAAGATGTTCTCGACCGGACGCGCCTGGAAGAGAGCGCCTTCAGGGAGCAGAGGCTGGCGGGCTACCTGGCCGAGGTTAAGGCGGCGGGGTCGTACCGACGCACCGATGTCCGTGCCCTGCTGGAGGAGATCGCCCGTTCGGAAAAACTGCCTCCGAAGGTGATCCAGGAGGCTCTGAAGCGGATTGCCCAGGCCGAGGAGGCGCTGATGCAGGGGGAGGACGGGGTATGAGTTACATCAAGAAGCTGGTGGTGGATAATTTCCAGTCTCACGAGCATACGGAAGTCGAGTTCGGCCCCGGTTTAAATGTCATCGTGGGGCCCTCCGACCACGGCAAGAGCGCCCTTGTCAGGGCCTTGCGCTGGCTTTTTTATAATGAACCGCGGGGGACCGGCTTCATCAGGGTGGGAGCCCAGCTATGCCGGGTACGGGTGGTGATGGATGACGGTACTGTGGTGACCCGGCTGCGGACCACCTCCGGCAAGAATCAGTACCTGCTGCAGAAGCCGGGAGAAGAGGAGGTGGTTTTTGAAGGGTTCGGAAGCGAGGTCCCGGCCGAGGTCATCAAGACGACGGGCGTCCGGAAGATCCTGGTGGATGAGCACAGCAAAGCGGAGCTGAACCTGGGCGGACAGCTTGACGGCCCCTTTCTCCTGGCAGAGAACGGGGCGGTCAGGGCCAAGGTGATCGGGCAATTGGGCGGTGTACACCTGCTGGACTGGGCGCAGCGTTCGGTGAACACGGAACTGCGGCGCCTGCGCGATGAGGAAAACCGTATCGGAGAAAGGCTGGAAAATCTGGTGGAAGCCCTTCGCGCTTATGAGCACCTACCCGTACTGCAAGACAGAATTGAACGGTGCGCAGATCTTTTGCGGCAGGCTGAGGAAAAAGAGCGCGCGATCGGCGAACTGCTTGCCCTCCGGAGGGAATGGGAGGAGAACTCCGCTGCTCTGGCGGAGACGGAGCGCACCCTGTCGGAGCTGGCCGGTTGCGAAGAGGCGGAGGAGAGGGTGCGGTACCTGGAGGGGATCGGCCGTAAATACCGGGAAATGACGGCCCTTCTGCAGGAGATGAGACTGGTGGAGAACCGGCTTAAGCAGGCGGAGCAGGTGATCACCGGTTCCGGACGGGTTCCCGCCGCCGAGGACCTGCTCGTTAAGGCTGCCGACCTTTACAAAGAGTGGAGTGAGCTCAGCCAGACCTCCGGCGAGTTGGCGAGGGTGACGGCTCTGCTGAACAGGATTGCGCTGATCGCCGGCAGAACCGGGGAGCTGGGGGTGGGAGAGGCACGCCTGTCCGGTGCGGAAGAGGTGCTCCGCACGCTCACCTCCTGCAGGGAAGTGCTGCGGGAGTGGCGGGAACATGAAAAGGCCTACCGGGGAGTCTGCTTGGCTGCGGAGCGCTATCAGAAGGAGATAGAGCAGCAACTGAAGGCGTTCCGCGATCTCCTGATGGAGCTGGGGAGGTGCCCGGTGTGCCTGGGGGAATTGGATCGGGAAGCCATAAAGCGGGTGCTTGATGAGTATCGATAAGGGGGGAATGAGGTTGGCGGATCAGAACGAACAGATCCAGTACGAAAAGAGGATCAATCACTTAAAAGAGGCCCTGCGCCGCTCCCGGGATCTCAGGGAGCGTGCCCTCAGCCAGAAGGAGCTGCTGGAGCAGCAGCGGGAAAAGCTTTACCAGAAGGCAGCTGAGTACGGGGTGAAGCCGGAGGAGTTGGAGGGGAAGATCGCCGCTCTCAAGGAAGAAATGGATAGGTTGCTGGAGGAGGCGGGAAAGATGATTCCCTGGGACCTTTTAGAAAAGGAGCGCTCCCGGTGAAGCAGGATCTTAATGCCCTAAAAAAGGCCCTTGAAGAGCTGAAGGCCGTTTATCACAGACAGAGGGGGGAACAGGCGAAGATCCTTGAAGAGGAAAAGGTTCAGCGGGAACGCCTGGCTCAGGTTAAGGATGAGGGGGAATGCTTAGAACAGGTGCGCCTCCTGCTGCTGGAGGCGGCCCGGCACGCCCGGGAGCAGGGGCGCCGCCAGGTGGAGTACCTGGTCTCCCAGGCGCTTCAATTCGTCTTCGGTGGGGATGTGGAATTTAAGGTTGAGGTGGAAGAGAAACGGGATCGTCCGGAGGCAGAGTTCTATGTTTGCTCTACCTACGGCGGTAACTACCGGGTGGAAACTCCCCCCCAGGACGCCAGAGGAGGCGGTGTCGTCGATGTAATCTCTTTGGCCCTGCGCCTTGCCCTCTTGCATGCCTTCCGGCCTCCGGTGGGAGGACCCGCCGTTTTAGATGAGCCGGGGAAACATGTGTCTGAGGAGTATGCTCCCCAGCTCGCCCGCTTCTTGAAGAGCTTCAGTCAGAGTCTGGGGCGTCAGGTGATCATGGTATCCCACAACCAGCATCTGGCGGATACGGCGGATATTGCCTACCTGGTGGAGATGCAGCATGGCGCCAGCAGAGTCAGGCGCATTCGCTAAAGGTCCTTTCTTCCTACAAATCGGTAAGGCTCGAGATTTTGTATTGCTAGACAGGAGGTATTGATCGTGACAATATGGCAGGCGGTAGTGCTAGGACTGGTGCAGGGTTTGGGGGAGTTCCTCCCTATTTCCAGTTCGGCGCATCTGGTGCTGGTGCCCTGGCTTTTTCGGTGGCCTGACCCGGGTTTGGCCTTCGATGTCGCCCTACACCTGGGAACCCTGGTGGCGGTGGTGGCTTATTTCTGGCGTGACTGGCTGAAGCTGTTTCTCGGTGCCTGTAAGGGTTTCCGGACGAAAGAGGGACGCCTCTTCTGGTATTTGGTTCTGGCTTCTCTCCCGGGAGCGGCAGCGGGTTATCTTCTGGAAGACTATGCGGAAACGGTTTTCCGGAC includes the following:
- a CDS encoding metallophosphoesterase family protein produces the protein MRFLFFTDDHKRGTTPENRKDNFPAALERKLREVVQIARERDVDYVLHGGDFFDVPAPALSVCADFLEIFQQFPVPVFTIPGNHDLFGHNSETLPRTMLGFAARLGIVRLLERDPVYLEKNGLRVQLTGQGYHVDMDRRDPRLDYTVKKKDCDYAIHVVHGMLLERAIFPGAFYTLIEQVWDTEADFTLVGHNHLGFKATERDGKYFLNPGALARLSNHPAEMKRPVQVVIIDLGGSRPAYETVRLKSAAPGEDVLDRTRLEESAFREQRLAGYLAEVKAAGSYRRTDVRALLEEIARSEKLPPKVIQEALKRIAQAEEALMQGEDGV
- a CDS encoding ATP-binding protein, yielding MQVVGVTTQQYVYVASRERRFRIGEILIIDDPELRPRGEVVETKSFNRFLPLTMERSPLIDPDVWEGLEQVGFRLGEETIHLAKVRILSDIPYPVAVGAGARLPSFSEVSDLLLSCEPDAGLVLGVILGTEELQDGLPEELRERAPLFVKGEGVLPQRGVPFVFDHRAMQEYPHIGIFGGSGSGKSFGMRVILEELLEKRIPALVFDPHYEMSFTTPFEGMSKDAADRYILRTEVLTVGRDTGVNFEDLTGNELASLLAAAGGNFTEGMDNALKTIHQEKDSLLSFTQKLDDCIGLVEKEEETRERIRKRYGEGSAYERKIENMARQAGHPSSLRGIRWRLYRLEREGIFRQDISPITDALQRRCLTVIRGPIWLLTVFSAYLVRKLYRMRRNYIDALQRCEPLGDKFPPFFIVTDEAHNFAPRGIEFAAPARGVFREVAQEGRKYGVFLILATQRPALLDETITAQLNTKIIFRTVRAHDIRVIQEETDISGEEAGRLPYLPSGTAFISSAIVGRTVAVRIRCARTQAPRSVNPFTELENDFGGVDERLWSALRRLLPLDAGQVNLYLPDLEEALGRPVTFDEVLRWLEDLAAAGMLERVEGPFGPTFREPSEEG
- a CDS encoding AAA family ATPase, whose translation is MSYIKKLVVDNFQSHEHTEVEFGPGLNVIVGPSDHGKSALVRALRWLFYNEPRGTGFIRVGAQLCRVRVVMDDGTVVTRLRTTSGKNQYLLQKPGEEEVVFEGFGSEVPAEVIKTTGVRKILVDEHSKAELNLGGQLDGPFLLAENGAVRAKVIGQLGGVHLLDWAQRSVNTELRRLRDEENRIGERLENLVEALRAYEHLPVLQDRIERCADLLRQAEEKERAIGELLALRREWEENSAALAETERTLSELAGCEEAEERVRYLEGIGRKYREMTALLQEMRLVENRLKQAEQVITGSGRVPAAEDLLVKAADLYKEWSELSQTSGELARVTALLNRIALIAGRTGELGVGEARLSGAEEVLRTLTSCREVLREWREHEKAYRGVCLAAERYQKEIEQQLKAFRDLLMELGRCPVCLGELDREAIKRVLDEYR
- a CDS encoding DNA double-strand break repair nuclease NurA, whose translation is MPSDRGLLLSELEELNRHLRRRYRAGGTILERRGRARERGVFASLRRLSGKEIRDFFQERTLGGVDGSLVTTGASYPYVVTLFRALARTTGNGGGRRIWAEELFSPLLPRFQESLQAKLEQGLGAEEAMAHLRWGILAQLEARVCAEALAKERPRLMLLDGGFARLEKHAPQMWGSLKAAALDRDVVILGVTEEIASRSLAKALWGDGLLAEAAADREVLFGLLQPGETYLLEEEGTGEKGRIYVRFAGHPQVVAVDYLTAQEKELAQALNFLYTITPAHGRGFPLWLDVVDNEVRLTGEYVEALLAASLEPAMAEVFLRPLRANREL
- a CDS encoding P-loop NTPase family protein, encoding MKQDLNALKKALEELKAVYHRQRGEQAKILEEEKVQRERLAQVKDEGECLEQVRLLLLEAARHAREQGRRQVEYLVSQALQFVFGGDVEFKVEVEEKRDRPEAEFYVCSTYGGNYRVETPPQDARGGGVVDVISLALRLALLHAFRPPVGGPAVLDEPGKHVSEEYAPQLARFLKSFSQSLGRQVIMVSHNQHLADTADIAYLVEMQHGASRVRRIR